In the genome of Vallitalea longa, the window AGAGCGAAATAACTGAAATCCCTGAAGAGTTATCTAAAAGAGGCGGTTCAAGATATTCTGAAGTTGCAATTAATCTTATCAATAGTATATGGAATAACACAGGAGATCTACATGTAGTTAATGTAATGAATAAAGGTTCAATTGTAGATTTACCATATGATTGTGTTATAGAAAGCAATTGCATTGTTAACAATCAAGGGGCTACACCTATAAGTAATGGATATTTGCCTGAGAATATTTCAGGACTTGTTAAACAGGTGAAGATATATGAGCAATTGACTATTGAAGCAGCGGTGAAAGGTGACAGAAATAAAGCTTTACTTGCATTAGTCAATAATCCTCTAGTTAGCAACATAGATAAAGCAGAGAGTATTTTAGCTGAATTATTAGAAGCACACAAAAAGTATTTACCTAGATTTTATTAATTAAATTAATAACAATAAAAAATAATAAGGATGATGTAGATGTATTTAGTTGGTATTGATGGGGGAGGAACTAAAACAAAATGTGTAATAGGAGATCAAAAAGGTAATATTTTATCTGAAGGATATGGAGGTAATGCCAATTATCAAATCTGTGGTGAAAAGGTAGCAAAAGATTCTATAGTTAGTGCATTACAAGAAGCTATGAATAAAATAAATATTTCTCTTGATGACATTGAATATAGTGTTTTAGGTCTAGCTGGCGCTGATGATGATATGGATTATAAAATATTGAACAAAATATGTAAATCAATCTTTATGAATGTACCTTTTGAAGTTTTTAATGATTGTTTTATAGGATTACGTTCAGGTAGTCAGGATAATTGGGGAGTTATAAGCATTTGCGGAACAGGAGCTGCTTATGCAGGACGTTCTAGAGATGGAGAAGAGGTTATACTTAGGAATATGGATTATATGCTAGGTAACAAGGGAGGAGGTTCAGAATTAGTTGAACATGCGCTTCATTATGCATTTCGTTCCAATGAAAATACTGGAGACAAAACTATATTAGAAAATACTATACCAAAACTTTTTCAAGTTAAGGATATGTCAGATGTCTATAATCATATAAGGACTAAAGGTTTAACTGAAGAACAGCTTTTTAACATACCTATTGATTTGTTTGATGCAGCTGATATGAGAGATAGAGTCGCTCAGAATATAGTAATCAATATGGGAATAACAGCAGGAGAGTATACCAATGCAGTTATAAGGAAGTTAGGTTTTCAGGACAAAAAGGTACCTGTTATATTGATAGGAAGTGTTTTCAAGACTAGAAATCCTTTGTTACTTACAGCCTATTCACTTTCTGTGTATAAGGAGGCAAGTAAGGCTGACATTATTATACCTGATATCGATCCTGTGATGGGTGCTTATTATTTAGCTGTTGATAAGAAGAAAGGTATAGTAATTTGAATATTTAATGATGACTTGTTTGTATTGATAATGTATAATGTAGATAGTTTTTTACATTACATAAGATAGTGGGAAATGTAGAATTTAATTTGAAATTTTAGATGAATATATAATTAGAAGGAGGTAGTTTGATGCATTTATCATATTTTGATGCAGATAATAAAATAGATGTTCATTTTTTGTATTCTCCTTATCATGAACTTATAGGTAGCCTTCATGTTTTGGCAAAGTATGATCATCATATGCCTAGAGA includes:
- a CDS encoding N-acetylglucosamine kinase, which produces MYLVGIDGGGTKTKCVIGDQKGNILSEGYGGNANYQICGEKVAKDSIVSALQEAMNKINISLDDIEYSVLGLAGADDDMDYKILNKICKSIFMNVPFEVFNDCFIGLRSGSQDNWGVISICGTGAAYAGRSRDGEEVILRNMDYMLGNKGGGSELVEHALHYAFRSNENTGDKTILENTIPKLFQVKDMSDVYNHIRTKGLTEEQLFNIPIDLFDAADMRDRVAQNIVINMGITAGEYTNAVIRKLGFQDKKVPVILIGSVFKTRNPLLLTAYSLSVYKEASKADIIIPDIDPVMGAYYLAVDKKKGIVI